In one Poecilia reticulata strain Guanapo linkage group LG8, Guppy_female_1.0+MT, whole genome shotgun sequence genomic region, the following are encoded:
- the syngr1a gene encoding synaptogyrin-1a isoform X1, with amino-acid sequence MDGFQAYGAGKAGGAFDPLTFIRQPQTVIRILCWLFSIVILGCVANEGYVNRPDEVEEYCIFNRNQNACNYAIAMGTLGFLCSAGFLALDVYFPQISGVKDRKKAVMLDIGVSAFWSLIWFVGFCFLANQWQFSNPEDNPLNEGADAARATIIFCFFSIFTWALQSLLAVLRFKQGADTVIFNQDYTDPELQEPVEAPPTYE; translated from the exons ATGGACGGGTTCCAGGCGTACGGAGCGGGGAAGGCCGGCGGCGCCTTCGATCCCCTGACCTTCATCAGGCAGCCTCAGACCGTCATCAGGATCCTCTGCTGG CTCTTCTCCATCGTGATCCTGGGATGTGTCGCCAACGAAGGTTACGTCAACCGTCCCGATGAGGTGGAGGAGTACTGCATCTTCAACCGCAACCAGAACGCCTGTAACTACGCCATTGCCATGGGAACGctgggtttcctctgcagcgCCGGTTTCCTGGCGCTGGACGTTTATTTCCCTCAGATAAGTGGGGTGAAGGACAGGAAGAAGGCCGTCATGCTGGACATCGGGGTGTCGG ctttcTGGTCTCTCATCTGGTTTGTGGGTTTCTGCTTCCTGGCCAACCAGTGGCAGTTTTCCAATCCTGAAGACAATCCTTTGAACGAAGGCGCCGACGCCGCCAGGGCTACCAtcatcttctgcttcttctccatCTTCACCTGG GCGCTCCAGTCTCTGCTGGCAGTCCTCAGGTTCAAACAGGGAGCAGACACCGTCATCTTCAACCAGGACTACACCGATCCAGAGCTACAGGAGCCGGTGGAGGCTCCGCCCACATACGAGTAA
- the syngr1a gene encoding synaptogyrin-1a isoform X2, whose amino-acid sequence MDGFQAYGAGKAGGAFDPLTFIRQPQTVIRILCWLFSIVILGCVANEGYVNRPDEVEEYCIFNRNQNACNYAIAMGTLGFLCSAGFLALDVYFPQISGVKDRKKAVMLDIGVSAFWSLIWFVGFCFLANQWQFSNPEDNPLNEGADAARATIIFCFFSIFTWGGATLMSLERLKRVSYEEEYNKLFTPPLS is encoded by the exons ATGGACGGGTTCCAGGCGTACGGAGCGGGGAAGGCCGGCGGCGCCTTCGATCCCCTGACCTTCATCAGGCAGCCTCAGACCGTCATCAGGATCCTCTGCTGG CTCTTCTCCATCGTGATCCTGGGATGTGTCGCCAACGAAGGTTACGTCAACCGTCCCGATGAGGTGGAGGAGTACTGCATCTTCAACCGCAACCAGAACGCCTGTAACTACGCCATTGCCATGGGAACGctgggtttcctctgcagcgCCGGTTTCCTGGCGCTGGACGTTTATTTCCCTCAGATAAGTGGGGTGAAGGACAGGAAGAAGGCCGTCATGCTGGACATCGGGGTGTCGG ctttcTGGTCTCTCATCTGGTTTGTGGGTTTCTGCTTCCTGGCCAACCAGTGGCAGTTTTCCAATCCTGAAGACAATCCTTTGAACGAAGGCGCCGACGCCGCCAGGGCTACCAtcatcttctgcttcttctccatCTTCACCTGG GGAGGCGCCACGCTAATGTCGTTGGAGCGTCTGAAGAGAGTCTCGTACGAAGAAGAATACAATAAACTCTTCACGCCTCCTCTCTCCTGA
- the itga2b gene encoding integrin alpha-IIb isoform X1, whose translation MCVFRCVCALLCVTASVCLNLLEKPVMFSGPVGSLFGFSIDFHSFNNTFFVVIGAPKANSSQPGVTEGGGVFLCTWSPDGACDIIHFDLTGDEEHSLSGLRFHSFKSRQWFGASVRSVGSTHLLACAPLFHWNVNQKEAESGKTPVGNCLLLDQMTRSATPFSPCRGTLMEDYYTRTNNRNDQRYCEVGFSADVTKDGRLVLGAPGSFYFQGQVITVGVSDIINSRQSNKPIQYVAGIHQSNEQGDYDLYRGYSVASGLLTRDNITDYVVGVPNDRNTAGTVKIYDGRMAGSLRVHHTFPGTQVASYFGHSIAVADVNSDGLDDVLIGAPLFMDRVMGQLQERGQVLLYLQKKKSSFSSQPDQSLIGQSIYGRFGSALSVLGDLDMDGYQDVAVGAPWSDGGGGQVFIYLGNSNGLSAVPSQIINSPLFSSRSAFGFSLRSGVDLDGNGYPDLLVGAWGADKAFLYRSQAVIRSRVSVSLLPDFLNPDVKLCHHKNTPVSCFAVRICVHVSGHRIPQQTALRVEIHLDTMKQPMARRTLLLSNNQPQTSMELVVERQVGLACTNHTAYLRSEEEVRDKLSPIFITAEISLLNSTQNALLHGQTHSTVQSRLILDCGDDNICIPDLKLSAKPVSDSVLIGDDQSLLLLVSATNDGEGAYETELVVQLPEHTHFQSCQGENRLVCVQRKENQTVVVTCDLGNPMKHRQKIQTGLLFSVGNLEEVESHITFSLRIRSKNSVNSSSNHVTVKVQVKAEATLEIRGGSVPPEVLLPHPDWQPVGNPGSLEEVGPLMEHVYEIRNQGPSSVNARLTVDLPSTWRHHFLLYVISTPSEESLSCQTLNTSEVMPFELVGNSSLAAVSQPIQQEETNSLRQTIHVNCSSSETGCVRFECDVMDLGRGFSAVVKISARLNLHTLTQTSYLNYDLVSSASYDVVSAPSKVQPLLLMSGHTQAQLSVVWRPPDGEKPVPIGYIILSIFSGLLLLCLLCFIFWKLGFFRRTRPPTGDDDDGGEDNGEQQLAEESHMTE comes from the exons GTTCTTCGTTGTGATCGGAGCTCCCAAAGCCAACAGCAGCCAACCCGGGGTGACAGAGGGAGGGGGCGTGTTTCTGTGCACCTGGTCACCTGATGGAGCCTGTGACATCATCCACTTTGACCTGACAG GTGATGAGGAGCACAGCCTCTCAGGTCTCAGGTTTCACTCCTTTAAGAGCCGGCAGTGGTTTGGAGCTTCTGTTCGCTCAGTCGGCAGCACACACCTGCTG GCGTGTGCGCCACTCTTTCATTGGAACGTCAACCAGAAAGAGGCAGAATCGGGGAAAACACCTGTAGGAAATTGTCTCCTATTGGACCAAATGACCAGGAGCGCCACACCTTTCTCTCCCTGCAGAGGGACTTTGATGGAGGACTACTACACACGGACGAACAACA GAAACGATCAGCGCTACTGCGAGGTTGGCTTCAGCGCTGACGTTACCAAG GACGGTCGGTTGGTGCTTGGAGCTCCAGGAAGCTTCTACTTCCAGG GTCAGGTGATCACAGTGGGTGTCAGTGACATCATCAACAGCAGACAGAGCAATAAACCCATCCAGTATGTGGCTGGAATCCACCAGTCAAATGAGCAGGGAGATTACGACCTTTACAGAG GATACTCAGTGGCCAGTGGTTTGTTGACCAGAGACAACATAACAG ATTATGTGGTCGGGGTTCCGAATGACAGGAACACAGCAGGAACA GTGAAGATCTATGATGGCAGGATGGCCGGCTCCCTGAGAGTTCACCACACCTTTCCTGGGACTCAG GTGGCGTCCTACTTTGGTCACAGCATCGCCGTGGCAGACGTCAACAGTGATGG TCTGGACGATGTGCTGATCGGAGCTCCTCTCTTCATGGACAGAGTGATGGGGCAGCTGCAGGAGAGAGGGCAG GTCCTTTTATACCTGCAGAAGAAAAAGTCCTCCTTCTCCTCACAGCCTGACCAATCACTGATTGGTCAGTCCATCTATGGCCGGTTTGGTTCCGCCCTCTCCGTGCTGGGTGACCTGGACATGGATGGTTACCAAG ATGTTGCTGTAGGGGCTCCATGGTCAGATGGAGGTGGTGGCCAGGTGTTTATCTACCTGGGCAACAGCAACGGCCTGTCAGCTGTGCCATCGCAAATTATTAACAGCCCATTATTTAGCAGCAGGTCAGCGTTTGGATTTTCTCTCAGGTCAGGTGTGGATCTCGATGGGAACGGATACCCAG ATCTGCTGGTTGGAGCCTGGGGTGCAGACAAAGCCTTTCTCTACAG GTCTCAGGCTGTGATCCGGTCCAGAGTTTCTGTCTCACTGCTTCCGGACTTCCTGAATCCAGATGTTAAACTGTgtcatcacaaaaacacaccagtttCATG TTTTGCTGTCCGAATATGCGTCCATGTCTCTGGTCACAGAATCCCTCAGCAGACAG CTCTAAGGGTGGAGATACATCTGGACACGATGAAGCAGCCAATGGCACGAAGAACTCTGCTGCTGTCAAACAATCAGCCTCAGACGTCAATGGAGCTGGTTGTGGAGAGGCAGGTGGGCCTGGCCTGTACCAATCACACAGCATACCTGAGG TCTGAAGAGGAAGTTCGGGACAAACTGAGTCCGATCTTCATCACTGCTGAGATCAGCCTCCTCAACtctacccagaatgctctgctgCATGGTCAGACACACTCAACAGTCCAG AGCCGTTTGATTCTGGACTGCGGGGACGATAACATTTGCATTCCTGACCTGAAGCTGAGCGCTAAACC TGTATCAGACAGCGTGTTGATCGGAGACGATCAGTCCCTGTTGTTGTTGGTATCGGCTACAAATGATGGCGAGGGCGCATATGAGACCGAGCTGGTGGTCCAACtccctgaacacacacacttccaGAGCTGTCAG GGTGAAAACCGACTGGTGTGTgttcagagaaaagaaaaccagacGGTTGTTGTCACCTGTGACCTCGGGAACCCaatgaaacacagacagaaa ATCCAGACTGGTCTTCTCTTCAGCGTCGGCAAcctggaggaggtggagagTCACATCACCTTCAGCCTAAGAATACGAAG CAAGAACTCCGTGAACTCCAGCAGTAACCATGTGACAGTGAAGGTTCAGGTGAAGGCCGAGGCCACGCTGGAGATCAGAGG GGGATCCGTCCCTCCAGAAGTCCTCTTGCCCCACCCGGACTGGCAGCCTGTAGGTAACCCTGGCAGTCTGGAGGAAGTCGGGCCACTGATGGAGCACGTGTATGAG ATTAGGAATCAGGGCCCCAGTTCTGTCAATGCCCGACTGACCGTGGACTTACCTTCTACCTGGcgacatcacttcctgctctACGTCATCTCCACCCCGTCAGAAGAGTCCTTGAGTTGTCAGACACTGAACACATCAGAGGTGATGCCTTTTGAG CTCGTAGGTAACTCCAGTCTTGCTGCAGTTTCTCAGCCCATCCAGCAGGAGGAGACAAACTCACTCAGACAAACCATCCATGTg AACTGCAGCAGTAGTGAGACGGGGTGTGTCCGGTTTGAGTGTGATGTCATGGATTTGGGGCGGGGCTTTAGCGCCGTGGTAAAAATTTCAGCTCGGCTTAAtttgcacacactcacacag ACCTCCTACCTGAACTATGACCTCGTTTCTTCTGCCTCTTATGATGTCGTCAGCGCACCATCAAAGGTCCAACCACTGCTGCTTATGAGTGGACACACACAG gctcAGCTCAGTGTGGTGTGGCGTCCTCCTGACGGAGAGAAACCCGTTCCTATTGGCTACATCATCCTGTCAATCTTCTCTggactcctcctcctctgcctgctCTGCTTCATCTTCTGGAAg ctggGCTTCTTCAGGCGCACCAGACCCCCCactggtgatgatgatgatggtggtgaagACAATGGAGAGCAGCAACTGGCTGAGGAGAGTCACATGACTGAGTAA
- the itga2b gene encoding integrin alpha-IIb isoform X2, producing MTPRPALTPDRQYDKACAPLFHWNVNQKEAESGKTPVGNCLLLDQMTRSATPFSPCRGTLMEDYYTRTNNRNDQRYCEVGFSADVTKDGRLVLGAPGSFYFQGQVITVGVSDIINSRQSNKPIQYVAGIHQSNEQGDYDLYRGYSVASGLLTRDNITDYVVGVPNDRNTAGTVKIYDGRMAGSLRVHHTFPGTQVASYFGHSIAVADVNSDGLDDVLIGAPLFMDRVMGQLQERGQVLLYLQKKKSSFSSQPDQSLIGQSIYGRFGSALSVLGDLDMDGYQDVAVGAPWSDGGGGQVFIYLGNSNGLSAVPSQIINSPLFSSRSAFGFSLRSGVDLDGNGYPDLLVGAWGADKAFLYRSQAVIRSRVSVSLLPDFLNPDVKLCHHKNTPVSCFAVRICVHVSGHRIPQQTALRVEIHLDTMKQPMARRTLLLSNNQPQTSMELVVERQVGLACTNHTAYLRSEEEVRDKLSPIFITAEISLLNSTQNALLHGQTHSTVQSRLILDCGDDNICIPDLKLSAKPVSDSVLIGDDQSLLLLVSATNDGEGAYETELVVQLPEHTHFQSCQGENRLVCVQRKENQTVVVTCDLGNPMKHRQKIQTGLLFSVGNLEEVESHITFSLRIRSKNSVNSSSNHVTVKVQVKAEATLEIRGGSVPPEVLLPHPDWQPVGNPGSLEEVGPLMEHVYEIRNQGPSSVNARLTVDLPSTWRHHFLLYVISTPSEESLSCQTLNTSEVMPFELVGNSSLAAVSQPIQQEETNSLRQTIHVNCSSSETGCVRFECDVMDLGRGFSAVVKISARLNLHTLTQTSYLNYDLVSSASYDVVSAPSKVQPLLLMSGHTQAQLSVVWRPPDGEKPVPIGYIILSIFSGLLLLCLLCFIFWKLGFFRRTRPPTGDDDDGGEDNGEQQLAEESHMTE from the exons ATGACCCCCAGACCGGCGTTAACTCCTGACAGACAATACGACAAA GCGTGTGCGCCACTCTTTCATTGGAACGTCAACCAGAAAGAGGCAGAATCGGGGAAAACACCTGTAGGAAATTGTCTCCTATTGGACCAAATGACCAGGAGCGCCACACCTTTCTCTCCCTGCAGAGGGACTTTGATGGAGGACTACTACACACGGACGAACAACA GAAACGATCAGCGCTACTGCGAGGTTGGCTTCAGCGCTGACGTTACCAAG GACGGTCGGTTGGTGCTTGGAGCTCCAGGAAGCTTCTACTTCCAGG GTCAGGTGATCACAGTGGGTGTCAGTGACATCATCAACAGCAGACAGAGCAATAAACCCATCCAGTATGTGGCTGGAATCCACCAGTCAAATGAGCAGGGAGATTACGACCTTTACAGAG GATACTCAGTGGCCAGTGGTTTGTTGACCAGAGACAACATAACAG ATTATGTGGTCGGGGTTCCGAATGACAGGAACACAGCAGGAACA GTGAAGATCTATGATGGCAGGATGGCCGGCTCCCTGAGAGTTCACCACACCTTTCCTGGGACTCAG GTGGCGTCCTACTTTGGTCACAGCATCGCCGTGGCAGACGTCAACAGTGATGG TCTGGACGATGTGCTGATCGGAGCTCCTCTCTTCATGGACAGAGTGATGGGGCAGCTGCAGGAGAGAGGGCAG GTCCTTTTATACCTGCAGAAGAAAAAGTCCTCCTTCTCCTCACAGCCTGACCAATCACTGATTGGTCAGTCCATCTATGGCCGGTTTGGTTCCGCCCTCTCCGTGCTGGGTGACCTGGACATGGATGGTTACCAAG ATGTTGCTGTAGGGGCTCCATGGTCAGATGGAGGTGGTGGCCAGGTGTTTATCTACCTGGGCAACAGCAACGGCCTGTCAGCTGTGCCATCGCAAATTATTAACAGCCCATTATTTAGCAGCAGGTCAGCGTTTGGATTTTCTCTCAGGTCAGGTGTGGATCTCGATGGGAACGGATACCCAG ATCTGCTGGTTGGAGCCTGGGGTGCAGACAAAGCCTTTCTCTACAG GTCTCAGGCTGTGATCCGGTCCAGAGTTTCTGTCTCACTGCTTCCGGACTTCCTGAATCCAGATGTTAAACTGTgtcatcacaaaaacacaccagtttCATG TTTTGCTGTCCGAATATGCGTCCATGTCTCTGGTCACAGAATCCCTCAGCAGACAG CTCTAAGGGTGGAGATACATCTGGACACGATGAAGCAGCCAATGGCACGAAGAACTCTGCTGCTGTCAAACAATCAGCCTCAGACGTCAATGGAGCTGGTTGTGGAGAGGCAGGTGGGCCTGGCCTGTACCAATCACACAGCATACCTGAGG TCTGAAGAGGAAGTTCGGGACAAACTGAGTCCGATCTTCATCACTGCTGAGATCAGCCTCCTCAACtctacccagaatgctctgctgCATGGTCAGACACACTCAACAGTCCAG AGCCGTTTGATTCTGGACTGCGGGGACGATAACATTTGCATTCCTGACCTGAAGCTGAGCGCTAAACC TGTATCAGACAGCGTGTTGATCGGAGACGATCAGTCCCTGTTGTTGTTGGTATCGGCTACAAATGATGGCGAGGGCGCATATGAGACCGAGCTGGTGGTCCAACtccctgaacacacacacttccaGAGCTGTCAG GGTGAAAACCGACTGGTGTGTgttcagagaaaagaaaaccagacGGTTGTTGTCACCTGTGACCTCGGGAACCCaatgaaacacagacagaaa ATCCAGACTGGTCTTCTCTTCAGCGTCGGCAAcctggaggaggtggagagTCACATCACCTTCAGCCTAAGAATACGAAG CAAGAACTCCGTGAACTCCAGCAGTAACCATGTGACAGTGAAGGTTCAGGTGAAGGCCGAGGCCACGCTGGAGATCAGAGG GGGATCCGTCCCTCCAGAAGTCCTCTTGCCCCACCCGGACTGGCAGCCTGTAGGTAACCCTGGCAGTCTGGAGGAAGTCGGGCCACTGATGGAGCACGTGTATGAG ATTAGGAATCAGGGCCCCAGTTCTGTCAATGCCCGACTGACCGTGGACTTACCTTCTACCTGGcgacatcacttcctgctctACGTCATCTCCACCCCGTCAGAAGAGTCCTTGAGTTGTCAGACACTGAACACATCAGAGGTGATGCCTTTTGAG CTCGTAGGTAACTCCAGTCTTGCTGCAGTTTCTCAGCCCATCCAGCAGGAGGAGACAAACTCACTCAGACAAACCATCCATGTg AACTGCAGCAGTAGTGAGACGGGGTGTGTCCGGTTTGAGTGTGATGTCATGGATTTGGGGCGGGGCTTTAGCGCCGTGGTAAAAATTTCAGCTCGGCTTAAtttgcacacactcacacag ACCTCCTACCTGAACTATGACCTCGTTTCTTCTGCCTCTTATGATGTCGTCAGCGCACCATCAAAGGTCCAACCACTGCTGCTTATGAGTGGACACACACAG gctcAGCTCAGTGTGGTGTGGCGTCCTCCTGACGGAGAGAAACCCGTTCCTATTGGCTACATCATCCTGTCAATCTTCTCTggactcctcctcctctgcctgctCTGCTTCATCTTCTGGAAg ctggGCTTCTTCAGGCGCACCAGACCCCCCactggtgatgatgatgatggtggtgaagACAATGGAGAGCAGCAACTGGCTGAGGAGAGTCACATGACTGAGTAA